From the genome of Triticum aestivum cultivar Chinese Spring chromosome 3B, IWGSC CS RefSeq v2.1, whole genome shotgun sequence, one region includes:
- the LOC123069665 gene encoding cysteine proteinase inhibitor 12 has protein sequence MRVAATRPASSAPVALLAALALLFLVGSASLAIGAMASHVLGGKSENPDAANSLETDGLARFAVDEHNKRENALLEFVRVVEAKEQTVAGTLHHLTLEALEAGRKKVYEAKVWVKPWLDFKELQEFRHTGDATSFTISDLGAKRGRHEPGWRDVPVHDPVVKDAASHAVKSIQQRSNSLLPYELVEIVRAKAEVVEDFAKFDILMKLKRGTKEEKMKAEVHKNLEGAFVLNQMQPEHDESSSQ, from the exons ATGCGCGTTGCTGCGACGCGGCCCGCCTCCTCCGCTCCCGTTGCCCTCCTCGCCGCTCTagccctcctcttcctcgtcggctCCGCCTCGCTCGCCATCGGAGCCATGGCCAGCCACGTCCTCGGCGGCAAGAGCGAGAACCCCGACGCGGCCAACAGCCTCGAGACCGACGGCCTCGCCCGCTTCGCCGTCGACGAGCACAACAAGCGCGAG AACGCGCTGCTGGAGTTCGTACGGGTCGTGGAGGCCAAGGAGCAGACGGTGGCCGGCACGCTGCACCACCTCACGCTTGAGGCGCTTGAGGCCGGGCGGAAGAAGGTGTACGAGGCCAAGGTCTGGGTCAAGCCGTGGCTCGACTTCAAGGAGCTGCAGGAGTTCCGCCACACCGGGGATGCCACCTCCTTCACCATCTCCGACCTCGGCGCCAAGAGAG GGAGACATGAGCCTGGATGGCGTGATGTGCCTGTGCATGATCCTGTAGTCAAAGATGCTGCAAGCCATGCTGTGAAATCAATCCAGCAGAGGTCGAATTCCCTTCTCCCATATGAACTTGTTGAAATCGTTCGTGCAAAGGCTGAG GTGGTTGAAGACTTCGCGAAGTTTGATATCCTCATGAAACTGAAGAGAGGGACCAAGGAGGAGAAAATGAAAGCCGAGGTGCATAAGAACCTCGAGGGAGCTTTTGTGCTGAACCAGATGCAGCCAGAGCATGACGAATCTAGCAGCCAGTGA